Proteins encoded within one genomic window of Sulfuricurvum sp. IAE1:
- a CDS encoding TraU family protein gives MKFTKLVIKAVLTAAVIGSAASANPASSAACKVATRGTSSAMQIALSTVATVHNVFPIRIAGVDINPTANEDSSLNGSRNPICTCMDPFPRVGITLSLWEPILISEPTAIPYCTPTLGTSLPVSVGLGAASFGQNNSDNTKQTYTYQIQLIKYPIFKLLGLFLDFVCLQDSGNLDYLYITELDPLWQNDIWAAIIGPEAFLVANPIAEMACMVDAVTSAVGFPTDPLWWCLGSWNGTFPMTQTNKGTSAMQAQAAMTSRMLSKMHRQLMLKGGVGNQGLCGLYPMPIMQKSQYGIFPVYPFVWPNRIPIGRTGVMWEAGFDNPANQHVGAWMVYRKRDCCAF, from the coding sequence TTGAAGTTTACAAAACTGGTAATTAAGGCTGTTTTGACCGCGGCCGTCATTGGAAGTGCAGCTTCGGCGAATCCTGCTTCATCAGCAGCGTGCAAGGTTGCTACACGCGGGACTTCCTCGGCGATGCAAATCGCACTATCGACCGTTGCCACCGTTCATAATGTGTTCCCGATCCGGATTGCCGGAGTGGATATCAACCCAACGGCAAACGAAGACAGCTCGCTCAATGGTTCAAGAAATCCGATATGCACTTGTATGGACCCTTTCCCAAGGGTGGGCATAACGCTTTCATTATGGGAGCCAATCTTGATCTCTGAACCAACGGCCATTCCGTACTGCACACCTACACTAGGGACAAGCCTTCCTGTATCGGTTGGGCTCGGGGCCGCCAGTTTTGGGCAGAATAACAGTGATAACACGAAGCAGACCTACACATACCAGATCCAGTTAATCAAATACCCGATTTTCAAACTGCTCGGGTTGTTTCTTGATTTTGTGTGTCTTCAGGACAGCGGAAACCTCGACTATCTCTATATCACAGAACTTGACCCGCTTTGGCAAAACGATATTTGGGCTGCCATCATCGGGCCAGAAGCGTTCTTGGTGGCAAATCCGATCGCCGAAATGGCGTGCATGGTGGATGCGGTAACCTCCGCAGTCGGGTTCCCAACCGATCCGCTTTGGTGGTGCCTTGGTTCTTGGAACGGTACGTTCCCAATGACACAGACCAACAAGGGGACCAGCGCAATGCAGGCTCAGGCGGCGATGACCTCACGGATGCTTTCAAAAATGCACCGGCAGCTCATGCTAAAAGGCGGGGTTGGGAATCAGGGGCTATGCGGCCTTTACCCTATGCCGATCATGCAAAAAAGCCAGTATGGGATCTTCCCAGTTTACCCGTTTGTCTGGCCAAACCGTATTCCGATCGGCAGAACCGGCGTTATGTGGGAAGCCGGGTTTGATAATCCAGCCAACCAGCACGTCGGGGCGTGGATGGTATATCGAAAGCGCGATTGCTGCGCATTTTAA